In Oscillospiraceae bacterium, the genomic stretch CTTTTGTATATTTCTTTCACGGATATGACGGGCTTTCATATAATTTTGGGGCTGTTATAATAATGAGCCTTATTCCAATACTCGTGGCATACTTTGCATATTTTATGTCTTCTAAAGGGTATTCGCTCACTCAGGTGCATGACAGAATAGTTTATGAAAAAAAGGATAACAAATAATTATGAAAAAATGGTTGCTTGTTGCACTTAATGCCAAATATTCTCATACCTCATTATCGGTAAGGAGTATATGCTCTTATGTTTTAAAAAACGGGTATAACAATATATCCTTTTTTGAGGGTACAATAAATGACGAATATTTCTGCCTATTAAATTCTATATTAGAGAAAAACCCTGATGTAATAGGGTTTTCTTGTTATATATGGAATATAGAACTTGTTAAAAAACTTGTTTCGGATATCAAAGAGATTTCTCCTCATATTACCGTGTTCCTGGGAGGTCCTGAAGTTAGTTATAACAAATCGCTTTTTAAAGAAATTCCTCAGATTGATTTTGTTATAAGAGGGGAAGGGGAAATACCCATATTAAAACTTTTAAAAGGCGAAGACAATATCTTGGGTGTTTGTAAAAGTGACAATGAATATCATTTTGCCGAAATGGAAGATATGGATAATATACCTTTTTGTTATGAAGGGGAACTTGAAAATTTAACTAACAGGGCAGTATATTATGAAACCTCAAGAGGTTGTCCTTTTAAATGTGCATTTTGTATATCTTCTTTAACAAAAGGGGTAAGAACTCTGCCTCTTAAAAGAGTATTTTCTGAAATTGACTTATTTTCTAATTTGAAAATAAAAAGAGTAAAACTTGTTGACAGAACATTTAATTTTGATAAAAAAAGAGCAAAAGAAATTATAACATATATTCTTTCTAAAAAAAGAGAAACCTGCTTCCATTTTGAGATAGGTGCAGACTTACTCGATAAAGAATTAATGGATATAATAAACAAAGCAGATTATAATACCATTCAGTTTGAAGCGGGTATCCAGTCAACCAATTATGAAAGTTTGAAACTTTGCGACCGTACAACCGATATGGTAAAACTTAAAGATAATTTATTATATCTTAAAGACAGTAAAGTAAGAATTCACTTAGATTTAATTGCCGGGCTTCCGAAAGAAGATTTTGAAAGTTTCAAAAAAAGTTTTGATGAGGTATATTCTCTTTCTCCGAAAGTGTTGCAGGTTGGATTTTTAAAACTTCTTCACGGCTCAAAATTAAGAGAAGAAAAGGAAAAGTATAATTATAAATTTAAAAATACTGCACCTTATGAAATTTTATCAAATGATTTTATTTCCTTTTTTGAACTTATTAAAATAAAAAAAGTCGATAAATCGGTAGATGCCTATTTTAACAGTGGTATTTTTAAAAATTCCCTTGAATTTATTTTAAATAAAAATGATATTTCGCCATTTTTATTCTATTTAAAGTTAGGAGAAAAAATGGGAGATGGTAAACTTTCTTTAAAAGATAAATTTGAAATTTTAAAAATTCTTTATGACGAATTATTTGGTAAGAGCGAAGAGTTTTTAGAGTATTTAAAACTTGATTATGTTATAAAAGAAAGAGGCGCTTTGCCCTCATTTTTAAATAATTTTAAAACTAAAGAAAATATAACAAAAATAAACGAATTTTTAAAGGACGAAAATAATAATTTAAAAATCGGCCTGTCTGAAAGTGACAGATATAAAGATTTTATAAAATATATTGATTTTGAAATTTTTAATTTTGGAAACAAAAAGTCACTATATCTTTTTAACAGAAGAACTAATGATATAATTAAAATGGGGTGAGTAAAGTGGAGTATAAATTTGTAGATTGTATGTGTTCGTTTGGAAGAAAGCAGGTTCCTGTTGCAAAAATAGATTATTCAAAAGACGGCGTAAAAAAGATGCTTGAGAGCATTAATGTAAAAAAAGCATTTGTAAGTCACTACGGGGCACTTGCTTCGGGAGATTTTGCGTATAACAGAATCATAAAAGAAGAAATAGCGGATGATAATTTCTTTATTCCGTCATATACTTTTATGATAAATTATGCAGAGGAAAACCCTTGCGAAAAATTTGAAAAAATAATGATTGAAGATAATGTTAAAATGGTTAATATGAATCCGTCAGCGCACAAATTTTCTATGGATATATATTCCGTAAGTGACTATTTTGATGTTATGGATAAATTAAAAACGGTAATAACAATACCTAATACATCTGTTACAACAAATCAACTTTCAGAAATTCTTAAAGTGTATAAAAATATAAATATTATTATAACCAATCTTGGATTTTCTTTAAATGTTGACCATGATAAACTTATGAAAGATTATAAGAATATTGCTATTGATACAAGTTTTACTCCGATAGACGGTATTGAAACAGTTGTTAAAAAATTTGGTT encodes the following:
- a CDS encoding DUF4080 domain-containing protein produces the protein MKKWLLVALNAKYSHTSLSVRSICSYVLKNGYNNISFFEGTINDEYFCLLNSILEKNPDVIGFSCYIWNIELVKKLVSDIKEISPHITVFLGGPEVSYNKSLFKEIPQIDFVIRGEGEIPILKLLKGEDNILGVCKSDNEYHFAEMEDMDNIPFCYEGELENLTNRAVYYETSRGCPFKCAFCISSLTKGVRTLPLKRVFSEIDLFSNLKIKRVKLVDRTFNFDKKRAKEIITYILSKKRETCFHFEIGADLLDKELMDIINKADYNTIQFEAGIQSTNYESLKLCDRTTDMVKLKDNLLYLKDSKVRIHLDLIAGLPKEDFESFKKSFDEVYSLSPKVLQVGFLKLLHGSKLREEKEKYNYKFKNTAPYEILSNDFISFFELIKIKKVDKSVDAYFNSGIFKNSLEFILNKNDISPFLFYLKLGEKMGDGKLSLKDKFEILKILYDELFGKSEEFLEYLKLDYVIKERGALPSFLNNFKTKENITKINEFLKDENNNLKIGLSESDRYKDFIKYIDFEIFNFGNKKSLYLFNRRTNDIIKMG